The nucleotide sequence GTTTCAACCAGTTTCTCTGGTTAGTTACAAGCCCCATCCCAAGAGTGGGTGGGGCGGTTGACGCTTCAGAGTCTTCACGATTTTTTAGTTTCAAAGCAATTTATAGGGCAAAGTTACTCTTATCTTTGGCAAGCACACTTAGTAGAGATGGACTTAGTATCGGACTTGGTAATAGCGCTGGCATACTATTCAATTGCGGCCATGTCCATCTATTTCGTCTGGCACCGCCGGGATGTCCCCTACTCATGGATGTTCGGATTAGAAATCTTCAGAAAAGAATCTCAAAGGCAGGCAGGATGCCTACCCCACAAGAATTTTTGGAGATGTCTATTGTTTGGAGGCTTGATTATCTGTGACGGTACGACGCACATAATGGATGTGTGGATGCTGTGGCATCCTATCTATTGGCTCTCCCTGAGCATAAAAGCTATAACAGCGATCGTTTCTACCTGGATAGCGATCGAATTGATGTCATTGTTGAATAAAGCGCCAGCATTACCCAGATCTGCACAAGTAGAGACAACAAATCCCCAACTGGAGAAAAAGCCTCTCGATCGCCAGGGGGTTGAAGAAAGCAACACCGAATTAGCGACTGCCCTTGAGCGGTTGGAGCAAGAAATTGTCAGCCGCAGGGAAATAGAGAAGTTCCTCTGGCAAAGCGAAGCTTGCAATCAAGCTTTGCTAAGAGCCATACCGGACTTGATGTTTCGCGTCGCCAAAGATGGTACTTATTTAGATTGCCCGGACACAAGAAGCTTCGAGCCATTGATACCTCGCAGCGAGTTGCGAGGTAAAAAAGTTGATGAGGTGCTGCCTCCAGATGTAGCGCAACAGGCAATGCACTCTATAGAACAAGCGTTATCAACGAGCAAGCTGCAAATTTTTGAGTATCGCTTGGCAATTAACGACCGACAACAAGATTTTGAGGCGCGGATCGCGGTAAGCGGTGCGGAGGAAGTGTTGGTTTTGGTGCGAGATATTACCGATCGCAAGCAAACAGAAGCAGCACTGCGAGAAAGTGAAGAACGCTTCCGCAAAATTTTTGAGGAAGGGCCGCTGGGTATGGCTATCTCGAACTCTAATTATCGCTTTCTGAAAGTGAATGCACAGTTTTGTCAAATAGTTGGCTACACTCAGGAGGAATTAACCGCGCTTTCCTATTTCGATATTACTTATCCAGACGATCTTCAGAAAAATATAGAAGTTGTGCAGCAACTGAATAGCGGAAAAATAGCTTTTTTCAGCGTTGAAAAAAGATATGTGAAGAAAGACGGACAGCTTGTCTGGGTGGATTTAACAGTATCTCTGATTCGAGATAGGGATGGAAATTTTCTGCATTATCTGGGAATGGTGCAAGATATCACCGATCGCAAGCTGGCAGAACAAGCGCTACGACAAAGTGAAGAACGATTCCGCACATCGGTTGAGAATATGTTGGACGGTTTTGGTATTTATACTGCTGTTCGCAACGAACAAGGAGAAATTACAGACTTTGTAGTAGAGTATGTCAACGCTGCCGCTTGTGCAAGTAACGGCATAACGAAGGAGGAACAAATTGGCAAGCTGCTTTGTGAAATGTTCCCCGCGCATCGAACAATAGGGCTGTTTGCGGAATACTGCCAAGTTGTGGAAACGGGGAAACCATTAGTCAAAGAATCGCTATATTACGAAGATGCGTTTGCCGATCGACAGTATAAGGGAGCTTTTGATATTCGTGTGGTTAAACTCAGCGATGGTTTTGCGGCTTGTTGGCGCGATATCACCGAACGCAAGCAAGCTGAGCTATTGCTATACAGCCACGAACAACAGTTCAAGGCGTTGGTGGAAAATGCGCCGGATATTATTACTAGATTCGATCGACAATTGCGGCACGTCTATATCAACCCCGTGATAGAACGAGCGGCTGGAGTTTCAGCCAAAACATTTATCGGCAAAACTCATAAAGATTTGGGAATGCCTCCAGAATTAGTCGAGCGATGGCAACAAACCCTACATTGGGTTTTTGAGACGGGTGAGGAGACGATTGACGAATTCGAGTATTCGACACCTTCAGGATCGAGATGGTTTCAATCGCGAATTGTACCGGAATTAATAGTTGATGGTAAAGTTGAATTTGTGCTGGCGATCGCTCGCGATATCACTCTTGCTAAGCAGACAGAGGCAGAAATCAAAGCGAGCGCTCAGCGATTGCTCACGGTGATCGAAACGGTTGGCGAAGGAATCACTCTTAGCGATCGATCCGGGGGATTTGAAATTTTCAATTCCAAAATGGAGGAAATCACAGGTTATACCCAGGCAGAAGCCAACTGTTGCGGCGATTTTTTGGCTGTGTTATATCCCGATCCCTCAGACTACCAGAAGGCGCAAGCTAACCTAGCCGCACTTACCGAACAGGGGGAAGTTCGCAACTTGGAAACCACGATTCAAACCAAAGCGGCAACGCAAAAGACGCTGCTGGTATCTACCACGCTTGTGCAACATCAGCATCAAGTTCTTTTCTTGAGCGTGTATCGCGACATCACAAAACGCAAACAATCAGAGCAAGCGCTGCGAGAGAGCGAAGAGCGATTCCGCCAGTTAGCGGAAAATATAAATCAGATTTTTTGGATGATTTCGCCAAATACACACGAGTTACTTTATGTCAGTCCTGCCTACGAAAAAATTTGGGGTCGCACTCTAGAGAGTTTGTACGAGCGACCGGAATCTTGGTTAGAGATCGTTAGCTCTGAAGATGGGGAGCGCGTAGAAAGCGCCGTTAAGAATAGAATGGTAGCATATCCTTATCTTAACGAAGAGTTTCGCATTGTGCGATCGGATGGGGAGATTCGCTGGATATGGGCTCGTACCTTTCCGATCCGCAACGAAGAAGGAGAAATTTACCGCATTGCCGGAATCGCAGAAGATATCACCGAACGCAAGCGGGCCGAAACAGAAATTTTTTATGCTCTAGCGAAGGAAAAAGAACTCAACGAATTGAAATCCCGCTTTGTTTCTATGACTTCTCATGAATTCCGCACGCCATTAACTACCATCCAATCTGCTGCCGAATTGCTGGAATACTACGGTCATAAATGGACTGAAGAGGAACGACTAGAACAACTGCATTTTATCCAAAGTGCTGTTAAACAAATGACCAATTTATTAAATGATGTTTTAGTTATCGGTAGAGCAGAAGCAGGAGGACTGAACTTTAACCCAGCACCCCTTGACTTAACAAATTTTTGCCGGAATTTGATCGCAGAAATGCAGCTAAGCTATCCTCCCGATCGAAAAATTTTATTTGTGAACAATTACCCAGAGTTTGCCAAGGAAAAGAATACTGATTTGCCCTTATTTGATGAAAACTTGTTGCGGCAAATTCTGGCAAATTTACTTTCTAATGCTATTAAATATTCGCCGCAAGGCAGCCGGATTAAATTTACCCTTAGCTGCGAAAATGGTGAAGCGGTCTTTGAGATTCAAGATCGAGGGATTGGTATTCCGATGGAAGATCGGCCTCGTCTGTTTGAGTTTTTCTATCGAGCTAGCAACGCAGGCAGTGTAGCTGGAACTGGTTTGGGTCTGGCCATTGTAAAAAAATGTGTAGATTTACACGGAGGCCAGATCGCAGTGTATAGTCAACAGGGAGTCGGTACGACATTTAAAGTATATCTGCCTATTCATATCTGACTCGCAGAAAAAAGAGGGAGCAGAAAACAAAAAAATCGTAAATAATGTATGTTGTGATACAAAAAATAAATTTTACTTTTATTTAAGCTTTAAATTTATTAGCAGGAATATATTCTCAATAAACTAATAAGGTAAGGAGTGAATGCAGCTAAACTTAGGAAAATAAAAATGAAAAAGATTCTCGTAATAGAAGACGATCTGCCAGTAAGATCTAACCTGGTCAAACTTCTTGGCGCTGAAGGTTTTGAGGTGATTGGCGCAGACAATGGCATATTGGGAGTGCAGTTAGCACAGACGCATATGCCAGACTTGATTGTATGCGACGTAATGATGTCTAAGCTGGATGGCTACGGCGTACTGACTTTGCTGCGCCAAAACCGCAACACGGCAAAGATTCCGTTCATTTTTCTCAGTGCTAAAGCCGATCGCACGGAGGTACGCCAAGGTATGAATTTGGGAGCGGATGATTATGTAACGAAGCCGTTTACGAGATCGGAATTGTTGGGTGCGATCGCAGCTAGATTGCAAAGGCAGGCAGATATAATATATAACTCTACCGCAGCACAACCGCTGATAGAAGAAGGATTTAATGAGTTAAAAAATAACTTGCATATCGCCTTGGCAAGAGGGGAATTTCAGGCATACTATCAACCCCAGATAGAGCTGCAAACCGGACGCATAATGGGCGCAGAAGTATTGTTACGTTGGCACCATCCAGAAAGGGGGTTTGTTTCTCCTAGAGAATTTATACCCCTAGCAGAAGAAACAGGCTCGATCGTACCTATTGGAGAATGGATTTTAAGCACAGCTTGCAAACAAGCCAGATTGTGGCAGAGCAAACAAAAAGAATGCACCTGCTTTCCGCCTTTCAGGGTAGCTGTCAACCTATCAGCTCGTCAATTTCATCAAGCCAATCTTAGGGACAGAATTGTCCAAATACTAGCAGAAACAGGTCTAGAACCCAGTTATCTGGAATTAGAACTGACAGAAAGTACAATTGTGCAAGATCCACAAGCGGCGATTCAAACATTAAATAGTTTGAAAGAGCTAGGAGTTCAGATATCGATCGATGATTTTGGTACTGGTTATTCTTCATTAAGCTATTTGAAAATATTTCCTCTGGACACGCTCAAAATCGACCAAATATTTGTCCGCAACATTACTAACGATTCTAAAAACGCAGCAATTACTAAAGCAATAATTCAAATGGCTCACAGCTTGAATTTCAAGGCGCTCGCGGAAGGTGTGGAAACAGAAGCAGAGCTAACTTTCCTGTATGAAAATAGGTGCGATGCAGTGCAAGGCTATCTATTCAGTCCACCAGTGTCGGCTGAAAAGTTAGAGGAGTTACTAATTGCCAATAAGCAGCTGTTTCCTCATCCCCAAATACCTCCTTCCCAAAAAGTAGAAAATAATCATTTACTTGGAACTTGTCGATCGGGTGGAATAGGGAATTAGCAATTATAAATAGTAAACTTAATTTTTGGCTTACATTTGAAATATCAAATTTTTAATTGAAAATTTATCCATGTTAAACAAAGTAAAATATATTGCGCTTGTGGCTTTAGTTTTGCAACTTTCTGCCTGCGCTTATCCCCATGTTACCGCTCAATCTCCTCAAAGCCAAACTGTCAATGCTGGCGGCAATCTTTTTGTTAAAGATGAATTGTATTTTGGCTTGTCAAAACCGGGAGGAACAGTTACAGAGATTGAATGGCAGTCGTTTTTGAGTCGGGTAATTACACCCCGTTTTCCGGAAGGATTAACTGTGGTGGATGCCTACGGACAGTACCTCAATAAAAAAAATCAATTGAGTAAAGAGAAGACTAAGTTAGTAATTTTGATTTACGAAGAGAGTCAGGTAAAAAATCGGTCGATCGAAGAGATTATTGCTAAGTACAAGCAGGAATTCCAGCAAGAATCCGTGCTGCGAGTGACTGGTTCGGTCAAAGCATTTTTCTGATAATGTACGGTCAGTTAAAATTATACCTGACAAGACGATCGCATAGTCTATTTTTAACTAAATCTTAACCTTGGCGACCCCGATCGACGGCGATGATTTGGACAGGATATTTTGTATTATTCTTTACCTAAGAGGGCATTATGGAACTGGCGTTAGGGGTAAAGTTGCTAGTTGAAGGTCGATCGGCGATCGCACAAATATTTACCGCGCTCCATGTTACATAAAATTGCAATACTTTACAAATGCGACAGCTGGGGGGAGCCGAAAGGGCTCTGTTGCAAACACTGGTAAGATTCTACAATGAGTGTCACGTCTTTGTTTGATTCAGGAGATTAACAATGCCAGCAGCGGTCGGTATGGTTGAAGTCAAAGGTCTTCCTCCCGCTTTA is from Aerosakkonema funiforme FACHB-1375 and encodes:
- a CDS encoding EAL domain-containing response regulator; its protein translation is MKKILVIEDDLPVRSNLVKLLGAEGFEVIGADNGILGVQLAQTHMPDLIVCDVMMSKLDGYGVLTLLRQNRNTAKIPFIFLSAKADRTEVRQGMNLGADDYVTKPFTRSELLGAIAARLQRQADIIYNSTAAQPLIEEGFNELKNNLHIALARGEFQAYYQPQIELQTGRIMGAEVLLRWHHPERGFVSPREFIPLAEETGSIVPIGEWILSTACKQARLWQSKQKECTCFPPFRVAVNLSARQFHQANLRDRIVQILAETGLEPSYLELELTESTIVQDPQAAIQTLNSLKELGVQISIDDFGTGYSSLSYLKIFPLDTLKIDQIFVRNITNDSKNAAITKAIIQMAHSLNFKALAEGVETEAELTFLYENRCDAVQGYLFSPPVSAEKLEELLIANKQLFPHPQIPPSQKVENNHLLGTCRSGGIGN
- a CDS encoding DUF3574 domain-containing protein; translated protein: MLNKVKYIALVALVLQLSACAYPHVTAQSPQSQTVNAGGNLFVKDELYFGLSKPGGTVTEIEWQSFLSRVITPRFPEGLTVVDAYGQYLNKKNQLSKEKTKLVILIYEESQVKNRSIEEIIAKYKQEFQQESVLRVTGSVKAFF
- a CDS encoding PAS domain S-box protein, whose amino-acid sequence is MDLVSDLVIALAYYSIAAMSIYFVWHRRDVPYSWMFGLEIFRKESQRQAGCLPHKNFWRCLLFGGLIICDGTTHIMDVWMLWHPIYWLSLSIKAITAIVSTWIAIELMSLLNKAPALPRSAQVETTNPQLEKKPLDRQGVEESNTELATALERLEQEIVSRREIEKFLWQSEACNQALLRAIPDLMFRVAKDGTYLDCPDTRSFEPLIPRSELRGKKVDEVLPPDVAQQAMHSIEQALSTSKLQIFEYRLAINDRQQDFEARIAVSGAEEVLVLVRDITDRKQTEAALRESEERFRKIFEEGPLGMAISNSNYRFLKVNAQFCQIVGYTQEELTALSYFDITYPDDLQKNIEVVQQLNSGKIAFFSVEKRYVKKDGQLVWVDLTVSLIRDRDGNFLHYLGMVQDITDRKLAEQALRQSEERFRTSVENMLDGFGIYTAVRNEQGEITDFVVEYVNAAACASNGITKEEQIGKLLCEMFPAHRTIGLFAEYCQVVETGKPLVKESLYYEDAFADRQYKGAFDIRVVKLSDGFAACWRDITERKQAELLLYSHEQQFKALVENAPDIITRFDRQLRHVYINPVIERAAGVSAKTFIGKTHKDLGMPPELVERWQQTLHWVFETGEETIDEFEYSTPSGSRWFQSRIVPELIVDGKVEFVLAIARDITLAKQTEAEIKASAQRLLTVIETVGEGITLSDRSGGFEIFNSKMEEITGYTQAEANCCGDFLAVLYPDPSDYQKAQANLAALTEQGEVRNLETTIQTKAATQKTLLVSTTLVQHQHQVLFLSVYRDITKRKQSEQALRESEERFRQLAENINQIFWMISPNTHELLYVSPAYEKIWGRTLESLYERPESWLEIVSSEDGERVESAVKNRMVAYPYLNEEFRIVRSDGEIRWIWARTFPIRNEEGEIYRIAGIAEDITERKRAETEIFYALAKEKELNELKSRFVSMTSHEFRTPLTTIQSAAELLEYYGHKWTEEERLEQLHFIQSAVKQMTNLLNDVLVIGRAEAGGLNFNPAPLDLTNFCRNLIAEMQLSYPPDRKILFVNNYPEFAKEKNTDLPLFDENLLRQILANLLSNAIKYSPQGSRIKFTLSCENGEAVFEIQDRGIGIPMEDRPRLFEFFYRASNAGSVAGTGLGLAIVKKCVDLHGGQIAVYSQQGVGTTFKVYLPIHI